The Stigmatella ashevillena genomic sequence GCATCTCGAAATACAGACCGCCATGAGGCTGGAAACGCTCGCCTGCTCCTGCCACTGCGCCCAGGGTGAAAGGAAATTCGCCCTGCGACTGATACTCCACGCGCGAGGAGGCGAAGTAGGACCGAAGCGGCTCTTCGGCGCCCCAATCCGAGTCATCCGCCCGGGCGGCCGTCACGAAGAGTGTCATCTCCGGGAGCAGTTCCACGTTCAGTGCCACCATCCTCCGGCGAATGGGCTCGCGCTGGGCGGTGGTGAAGAGTGTTTCGGGGAAGATGCGGTTGGTCGGGCTGTAGAAGATACCAGGGCCCCAGCCCTGCACCTGACTGCCGACAGAGACCACCGTCCGGGGAATGGCACTCACCGAGAGGTACAGCTCGTGGAAGTAGAAGTCAGGATCCACGTTGGGCTCAAACTGCCAGGTGAGCCGGGGCCGGAAGACGAGCGAGCTGCCGTTGCAGACCTCGAAGTTACAAATGAGTGTCTCGTTGGAGAACAGCCACACGCTTCCGAGGTTCTGCGTGGCCTTCAGCCCCAGGATGGGGGTCTCGAAGCGGTCGTAGCGCAGCTCCAAGGTGTTGGAGTGCCGCAGCTCGAAGTGATCCAGAAAGCCAGGGGTGTCCTCGGCCGGTGGACTCTCGGCCACGGCCGTGTCCGGATCCTGCCCCGCCGGGGGCATGGCTTCGGCTTCAGGCGTGGCTTCGGCAGGGAGCATGGCAGCGTCAGAAGAAGGGTCTTCGTCGGAAGGCGTGACGGCGGCAACAAGGGGAGCGACGTCAGAAGACGAGGCAGCGGATAAAAGCGTGACAGGGGGCCACGCAAGGGCCTCAGAAAGTCGCCTGAGCGTCCTCGTCCCACCGGCCTCCAGACCCTGGGAGTGTGCCGTCTTCCGGCTCCACTCCAGGGTTCCAGGTGGCTCCATCTCTCCCGCAAGTGCCTCTTGGAGGGGGGCGCATGCGACAAGACACGCCACCAGTCCAGAAGTCCATGCCCCCCATTTCGACAACCCATGCTTCATTAGGATCCCGCGCGGAAAACCCGCTTCAGTGTCTTTCCAGTCACGCCGATGGGGAACTCGCTCCATCGGGTGACCTTGAGCTCGGCCAGGCGGTCCTTCTCCGGCAGTTTCGCGTTCAGTTCAAGCCTGAGCCGCTCGGCGTCCATCGAATCTGCCCCGTTCTTGAGGGCCACCGCCGCCGCGGGCACCACCTTGCCGTCCGCCTGGGTCAGCGCGAAGACCGTGGTGTCGAAAACCGCTGGGTGCTTGAGCACTTCCTCTTCCATGAGGAGGGTATAACTGACCCCCTGCTGATGGCTGATGACATCCACCTCGCGGTCCAGATGGACGAATTCTCCATCGGGCTGGCGGATGACGATGTCCCCGGTGAACCACCAGCCGTTCTGCGACGAGGACAGCAGCTTGTCGTGGGCATTCCAATAGCCGCCGAACATACAGGGCCCCTTGATGGCGAAGCGCCCCGGCTGGCCATCCGGCACCTGTTGCCAGTTCTCGTCCACCACCCGGACCTGGGGCCCGAAGAAGGGAACCGGACGGCCTACGCGCCGCCCGAACTGCTTCGTCCACGGCCCGGCGATGCGCAGCAGCGCGGCGATGCCCACCTCGCTCGAGCCCAGCCCGTCCACGAACAGGGAGCCCTGCATCGGGATGCCCAGCTCTCGCAGGAAGGAGCCTTTCTGGATGAGCGGGCGCTGGTGGACCTCGTGGCTGGCGTCCGCCGTGGTGCCCCAGATGCGCATGGCGCTCAGGTCGTACTTGGTCAGATCCTCCACCACCAACTGGGCGTAGGTGATGGGGAAGCCGAAGTAGATGGTGACGCGCCGCCGGGAGAGCGTCTCCAGCACGCGCTCGGACTTGAACTCCGAGGACATGATGACCCGTGCCCCGAGCGCCAGCGTGGTGAAGATGTAGAGGTTGGTGACCTGGTGGTTGAAGGGAACGCAGAAGTACGCCAGGTCCCTGCGCCCCACGAAGTTGAACATCAGCGTCGCCTTGAGCGACTGCATCAGCCCGCGCGCCAGCAGGATGACGCCCTTGGGGAATCCCGTCGTCCCGGAGGTGTGGACGATGTAGAGCGGATCATCCAGCCCCCGCTCGACAGCCTCCGCCGGCTCCACCTGCTGTGTGAGCATCCACTGCAGGCTGATCGCCCGGGGGCCTGCGGGCAGTTGGGCCAGTTCGGTGATGGCCCCATCCTTCCCGTCCGCTCCCGCGTCGGAGACGATGATGAACTCGACGCCCTGCAGCTTCACCTCATCCTTCACCAGCCGTTCCAGGGTGGCCACGTCCGTGATGATCACCTTGGCCCCGAGGTAGGCCACGTACTGGCCGAACGACGCGGAGGCCAGCTTTCCGTTGACGGGCGTCGCGATGCCACCGATCCGGATGGCGGCGGAGGCGAACAGGAAGAGGTCGAACGCGTTCTCCTTGTAGATGATGACGCGGTCGCCCATCTGAGGGTTGGCGAACTTCTTCAGCGCACCCGCGATCAGCGCCACCGTCTGCTGTACCCGGACCGCGCTCCACTCCTGATCATTCTGCACCCGGACCTTGCCGGCGGGCACCTTCCACTTCAGCGGGGTCTCCACCTCGATGAGCGTCGTGTCGCCGTAGCGGGCGGCGGCCTGATCAACGACTTTGTGGATGTTGGCCAGGCCTCCGAGCAGCAGCCCCAGCCGCTCCGGGAAGCCCAGCTTGACGAAGCAGTACGCTACCCACCCCAGCACCAACGCCAGCACCACGCCCACCACGATGAGAACCAGCTGCATGACTCGACTCCCGCCGCGCGCCCTCGGGCGGCGACGTCATGGGATGATCAGGCTGCGACACTCTCGGCGGAGATGGAGAACTCCTGGAACATGTCTCGCAACGCCCGCTTCACGCCTTCGATGATTTGCGCCCGGAAATCCGTGAACGCATCCGGGTAGTATACCGCGTTGAGCTCCAGCCGTTGGTGAAGCTTGGGGGTATAGAGAATGAAGTCCATGGGGGGAAGTGCACACCCAAACCCGATGTAGTCCTCCACGGGCAAGTCACTCCGGCCGCACGTCCGGAAGTCCTCGTGGATGACGCCAGGGTTGGAGTAGGCCACGCTCGTCTGCTGAAACCCGTCCATCAGCGTCAGCCCCAGCCCATGAAGCACGGGGTTGCGCAGGAAGGTGCACATCAGCTTCAGTTTCTCGATCTCCAGGTGGACCCGGCCGCCCACCTTCACCTCGGAGATCTGCTGGGCGATGTCACTCAGCAGCTCTCGCGAGCTGGCTCCCAGCCGGTAGCTCAGCCGGCAGGGCAGCATGAAGTTGCGGTAATGCTTGCTGAAGGTGGGCCCCGCCAGGTAGCGCATGCTGATGGGGACAATCACCTTCACCCGCTGGTCCTTGCCCGGCTTCAGCGGCAGCTCTGGCTCCATGGCCCGTACCAGCGCTGCGGTGAAGAGCGTATTGAGGGTATGTCCCGAGGATTGGGACAGCGCGTGGATGTTGGCTTGCATCTCCTCGGAGAGCACCTCCCGGTGGAAGTCCGCCTCGCGCGCCTTCTGTCGGCGCACGGCCTTCGAGGCCGAACGCAGCCCCAAGGTTTTCTCGAGAACCTCCCGCTTGGCATCCATCGCCACGCTCCACAGGCCGAGCCCCGTGCGATCCTTGGGCGGAGGCAGCACCTGGGTCAGCCCTCGAAAGGAATGGTCGCGCGGTGCGTCGGCCACCCTTCGCTCGGCCCCGCCGTGGAGCGCACCGTAGGTCTGCAAGAGTGTCTCCAGAAGCATGGAGTCGCTCTTGGCATCCGCGGTGGCGTGCGAGGCCGTCATCAGGAAACACGAACGGTCTGGTTCCGCGGGGCTCTGGATGAGCCAGAAGCGCACCGGGGGCGTCTGCAGCCAGTCCACCGGGTGGTCTTTGCTCAGGTTGGTGAGAAAGCGCCGGAAAGGGGTGTGCTCAAAGTGGAGGGGCCCCTCGAACTTCACCTCTTGGAACTGAACGTCCTCGGGCTTCCACGCATTGAGCAGGATGGTGCCTTTGCGCACCTCGGGCTTGCTCAAGAGGATGGGGAATTCCGGGACGGTCTGGTGGATGGCCCGCTCCATGAGGCCAAACTTCAGCGGGACCTTGGTCACGATGATCTGCATCGCGTTGCCGTTGACGCCCTGCCGAGCCGTATGAATGAACAGCTCCGCCAGGGGATCCAGCTCCTCGCGATCCCCCAGCGGTGCCAGGGCGGTGGGCCCTTGTGCCGGATCAGGCCGCGGCATTGGAGCGTTCCTCGGCTTTGGCCTCGGCAACCTTGTGTGCCACGTAGTGCAGCACGCTCCGGCCAATGATGTCCTGGGTCATGGTGACCGGGCCGTACTCCTCGCCGAGCACCTGCTGGAGCCGTTCCGAGTTGAAGGTCCACCGGCCATTGGCGAACTGCTTGTTGCGCTCGAACACGGCGTTGATCTGCGCGTCCGTCTCGTTCACCGGAGCGCCGAACGACACCTGCACGCCGATCATGGTCTGCAGCTGCTCCACCACATCGGTCATGGTGACGCACTCATCCCCGATGCAGTTGAAGATTTCAGCGGGCTGGCGCTCTGGAGACTCGGACTTCATCAGGGCCATGGCACGGCGGACCACCGTGTCGATGCAGACCAGGTTCGGCTTGGTATCCGCGTCGAGATCCAGCTTCAGGTGCGCGGTGCGCGCCTGCTTGCCATAGAGCACGGCCGCTGCGAGCAGGAACATGCCGAAGCTTGCCCCCGAGGACCAGCCGGTCTGCTCGTGGCCGATGACGACGCTCGGCCGGAAGATGGCCAGGGGCAGGCCCCGTTCCTTCTGGCTCTGGATGAGCGCTACCTCGGCCATCCACTTGCTGAGCTGGTACGAGTTGATGAGCTTGGGAGTGAAGTTGATCTCCTCCCGCGCCTCATTGTTGCCGAAGCCCACCGTGTAGGCGGTGGACACATGGTAGAAGCGCCTGCAGTCGTGTGCGTGTTGCGAGGCGAGCTTGTAGAGCATCGACGAGGCGATGACGTTCTGGTCCACCGCTTCGATGACCTTCTTCAGCGAGTAGGTCATCTCGGCCGCGACGTTCCACACGGCGGTCACGCCCTCGAAGACGTGAGGCTGGAGCGTCTGGTCCAGGGCGCGGAAATCCACTTCCACGATGGACAGGCGGCTCCACTGCATCGGGCTCAGCGTGAGGCCGAAACCGGTTGCCGCTTTCTCCACGGCGGCCCGTGTTCGCTGCCCGCCCGGGTCCGTCCGAGACAGCGCTACCACCCGGGTGTCCTCCGCCAGGAGATTGGCGGCCAGCGCGCTACCCACGAAGCCTGTGGCTCCAGTGATCAGAATCTTGTTCATGGCTCACTCCGCTCGTTGTGGAACAGGGGCTCAGGTTTCGAGGATGTGCTCGTCGACCTTGATGCCCACGTGACGGCCTGGCACGGCGACGTTTCCCAACACCTTGTCGCCCGGGCGCAGCTCAGTGATGTTCAGAGGCTTGGCATCGTCCGAGAAGATCCGCACGTGCCAGTCATCCTGCATGATGACGTTGATGCGCTCGCCGCTCGCGAAGTCGACCTCGATGAGGCGCAGCGGGCGGACTTCGGTCTTCATGCGGCCCACGGAGCCACGCCGGGTAGCGCCGGAGCGGTCCACGAGCATCACTGGCGAACCGGAGCGCAGCTCGCTCATGTAGTCCGTGCGGTTGTCGAAGTTGTAGACGTAGCTGTGCACCGCGCCCGCGTTCACCCGGAAGGGCCGCAGCTCCATGTAAGGCAGGTAGAACACCTCGGGGCAGCACAGCACTCCGCCCTGCGAGGTGGAGCCGACCAGGATGCCTTCGGTGGGAGAGAACAGCGTGGTGGTGTCGATGCAGCTGCGGTAACCCATCCCGATGGGCGCGGTGCGGCGCACCGA encodes the following:
- a CDS encoding NAD-dependent epimerase/dehydratase family protein; its protein translation is MNKILITGATGFVGSALAANLLAEDTRVVALSRTDPGGQRTRAAVEKAATGFGLTLSPMQWSRLSIVEVDFRALDQTLQPHVFEGVTAVWNVAAEMTYSLKKVIEAVDQNVIASSMLYKLASQHAHDCRRFYHVSTAYTVGFGNNEAREEINFTPKLINSYQLSKWMAEVALIQSQKERGLPLAIFRPSVVIGHEQTGWSSGASFGMFLLAAAVLYGKQARTAHLKLDLDADTKPNLVCIDTVVRRAMALMKSESPERQPAEIFNCIGDECVTMTDVVEQLQTMIGVQVSFGAPVNETDAQINAVFERNKQFANGRWTFNSERLQQVLGEEYGPVTMTQDIIGRSVLHYVAHKVAEAKAEERSNAAA
- a CDS encoding class I adenylate-forming enzyme family protein, whose translation is MQLVLIVVGVVLALVLGWVAYCFVKLGFPERLGLLLGGLANIHKVVDQAAARYGDTTLIEVETPLKWKVPAGKVRVQNDQEWSAVRVQQTVALIAGALKKFANPQMGDRVIIYKENAFDLFLFASAAIRIGGIATPVNGKLASASFGQYVAYLGAKVIITDVATLERLVKDEVKLQGVEFIIVSDAGADGKDGAITELAQLPAGPRAISLQWMLTQQVEPAEAVERGLDDPLYIVHTSGTTGFPKGVILLARGLMQSLKATLMFNFVGRRDLAYFCVPFNHQVTNLYIFTTLALGARVIMSSEFKSERVLETLSRRRVTIYFGFPITYAQLVVEDLTKYDLSAMRIWGTTADASHEVHQRPLIQKGSFLRELGIPMQGSLFVDGLGSSEVGIAALLRIAGPWTKQFGRRVGRPVPFFGPQVRVVDENWQQVPDGQPGRFAIKGPCMFGGYWNAHDKLLSSSQNGWWFTGDIVIRQPDGEFVHLDREVDVISHQQGVSYTLLMEEEVLKHPAVFDTTVFALTQADGKVVPAAAVALKNGADSMDAERLRLELNAKLPEKDRLAELKVTRWSEFPIGVTGKTLKRVFRAGS